One genomic segment of Gemmatimonadetes bacterium SCN 70-22 includes these proteins:
- a CDS encoding peptidase M24 — MFSRRKFLTTSSLALAGTACATRGDAKGDDAPGGGQGSGGALPPAIAALTSMKDQAKPITVDERRARLEKARRLMAEQKVDALMLTGGTSMVYFTGMSWGNSERLTAVIVPVKGTPFVVTPKFEEERTIEQVKLGPLGTGTDVMTWEEDESPSKLVADGLRKRGIVGGRLGVEETVKFVFSDNVALAAPQLRLTSGTPITAGCRMTKDAHELELMKLASAVTLKAYEAAYKSLKEGMTQGDFARLVSQAHQQLGFSGGAGVQVGEYSALPHGSITPQVVREGSILLIDGGCKVEGYSSDLSRTFVLGKATDKMKQVFELEHQAQAAALKAARPGVACGDIDAAARKVIEDGGYGPGYKYFTHRVGHGLGMDGHEWPYLVKGNTLPLAVGMTFSDEPGIYIPGEFGVRLEDDWVVTEDGAEMFTPQSPSLEDPFGSGGVS, encoded by the coding sequence ATGTTCTCCCGCCGGAAGTTCCTCACCACCTCGTCGCTGGCGTTGGCCGGGACGGCATGCGCGACGCGCGGCGACGCCAAGGGGGACGACGCGCCGGGGGGCGGCCAGGGGAGCGGCGGGGCGCTGCCGCCGGCGATCGCCGCCCTGACCTCGATGAAGGACCAGGCGAAGCCGATCACGGTCGACGAGCGTCGCGCGCGGCTGGAGAAGGCCCGCCGCCTCATGGCCGAGCAGAAGGTCGATGCCCTGATGCTGACGGGCGGGACGTCGATGGTCTACTTCACGGGGATGAGCTGGGGGAACAGCGAGCGGCTGACGGCGGTGATCGTCCCGGTGAAGGGGACGCCGTTCGTGGTGACGCCGAAGTTCGAGGAGGAGCGCACGATCGAGCAGGTCAAGCTTGGCCCGCTGGGGACGGGGACGGACGTGATGACGTGGGAGGAGGACGAGTCGCCCTCGAAGCTGGTCGCGGACGGGCTGCGGAAGCGCGGCATCGTGGGGGGGCGCCTGGGCGTCGAGGAGACGGTGAAGTTCGTCTTCAGCGACAACGTGGCCCTGGCGGCGCCGCAGTTGCGGCTCACGAGCGGGACGCCGATCACCGCCGGGTGCCGGATGACGAAGGACGCGCACGAGCTGGAGCTCATGAAGCTCGCCTCGGCGGTCACGCTCAAGGCGTACGAGGCGGCGTACAAGTCGCTCAAGGAGGGGATGACGCAGGGCGACTTCGCGCGCCTCGTCTCGCAGGCACACCAGCAGCTGGGCTTCAGCGGTGGGGCGGGGGTGCAGGTCGGCGAGTACTCCGCGCTCCCCCACGGTTCCATCACCCCGCAGGTGGTGCGCGAGGGATCGATCCTCCTGATCGACGGCGGGTGCAAGGTGGAAGGGTACTCCTCGGACCTCTCGCGGACCTTCGTGCTGGGGAAGGCGACCGACAAGATGAAGCAGGTGTTCGAGCTCGAGCACCAGGCGCAGGCGGCGGCGCTGAAGGCGGCGCGCCCTGGCGTGGCGTGCGGGGACATCGACGCCGCCGCGCGGAAGGTGATCGAGGACGGCGGGTACGGCCCGGGCTACAAGTACTTCACGCATCGCGTGGGGCACGGGCTGGGGATGGACGGCCACGAGTGGCCCTATCTGGTGAAGGGGAACACGTTGCCGCTGGCGGTAGGGATGACGTTCAGCGACGAGCCGGGGATCTACATCCCGGGCGAGTTCGGGGTGCGCCTCGAGGACGACTGGGTGGTGACCGAAGACGGCGCCGAGATGTTCACGCCGCAGAGCCCGAGCCTCGAGGACCCGTTCGGGAGTGGAGGGGTGAGCTGA